The proteins below come from a single Armatimonadota bacterium genomic window:
- a CDS encoding RNA polymerase factor sigma-70, whose amino-acid sequence MISSRYDDGSLRFQNMQDEEVVVYAKCGSQQATEHLLAKYRGMVESKARSYFLMGADHEDVVQEGMIGLFKAIRDFREDKLTKFRPFAELCVTRQIITAVKMATRQKHAPLNAYISLNRPLNDDDNDSTLLEIIPDESVADPATLVVDQRQPRNLLEMLDGHLSNLEARVLECYLEGMSYREMSKVLGCRPKSIDNALQRVKRKVSALLKEEEE is encoded by the coding sequence ATGATTTCATCCCGCTATGACGACGGAAGCCTGCGCTTCCAGAACATGCAGGACGAGGAGGTCGTCGTCTACGCGAAGTGCGGTAGCCAGCAAGCGACAGAGCATCTGCTTGCGAAGTACCGCGGTATGGTGGAGAGCAAAGCACGCTCTTATTTCCTCATGGGAGCCGACCACGAAGATGTGGTGCAAGAGGGAATGATAGGGCTATTCAAAGCCATCCGCGACTTCCGTGAGGACAAACTGACCAAGTTCCGCCCCTTTGCTGAATTGTGCGTCACTCGGCAGATTATCACCGCAGTGAAAATGGCGACCCGCCAGAAGCACGCCCCGCTCAATGCGTACATCTCCCTGAATCGCCCCCTGAACGATGACGATAACGACTCCACCCTGCTGGAAATCATTCCCGATGAGAGCGTGGCTGACCCTGCTACTCTGGTGGTAGACCAGCGCCAGCCTCGCAACCTTCTGGAGATGCTGGACGGGCACCTGAGTAACCTGGAAGCGCGGGTGCTTGAATGCTATCTGGAAGGGATGTCTTACCGCGAGATGTCCAAGGTGCTGGGATGCCGCCCCAAATCCATCGATAACGCGCTACAGCGCGTCAAAAGAAAGGTCAGCGCTCTGCTCAAGGAAGAGGAGGAGTGA
- a CDS encoding corrinoid ABC transporter permease has translation MPVGSRTRYEAVGVLLIALAVVTAVAALCLGSEMLLPQQVWRILREGGSSSDSASVIVWQLRLPRMAMAAMVGVLLSVAGVILQGLLRNDLADPYTIGVSSGAAMGASAAVLAGWEARWHGFGVPLAAFVCAISATAVVLAVARREGVVRVSVFLLAGIVVGSFMWSVVTLMLTLAGADVGRVLFWLMGSFADAEWTRVRLLLPFVLLGVVGLRAMAYGLNAFALGEESAAHLGFEVERLKRWAIVLAALCTAAAVSVSGIIGFVGLVVPHIARRLFGADHRQLFWSAAVLGAVLMVWADTLARSIARPAEIPVGVITALLGAPFFIALLRRERLV, from the coding sequence ATGCCGGTGGGTTCGCGCACGCGCTACGAGGCGGTCGGCGTGTTGCTGATTGCGCTCGCAGTAGTGACAGCGGTTGCGGCGTTATGCCTGGGCAGTGAGATGCTGCTACCCCAGCAGGTCTGGCGCATCCTGCGGGAGGGCGGTTCTTCCAGCGATAGCGCAAGCGTGATTGTGTGGCAGTTACGCTTGCCTCGTATGGCGATGGCGGCGATGGTGGGGGTATTGCTGAGCGTGGCGGGTGTGATTCTGCAGGGCTTACTGCGTAACGACCTCGCCGACCCTTACACGATAGGCGTCTCCTCCGGCGCGGCGATGGGTGCGTCGGCGGCGGTGCTGGCAGGGTGGGAGGCGAGATGGCACGGGTTCGGGGTGCCTCTGGCAGCGTTTGTGTGCGCGATTAGCGCCACGGCGGTGGTGCTGGCAGTAGCGCGGCGGGAGGGGGTGGTGCGCGTCTCGGTGTTCCTGCTGGCAGGGATTGTGGTGGGTTCGTTCATGTGGTCGGTGGTGACGTTGATGCTGACGCTGGCAGGGGCGGATGTGGGGCGTGTGCTGTTCTGGCTGATGGGCAGTTTTGCCGACGCCGAGTGGACGCGCGTGCGGTTGTTGCTGCCGTTTGTACTGCTGGGTGTTGTGGGATTACGTGCGATGGCGTATGGGTTAAATGCTTTCGCTCTAGGTGAGGAGAGCGCGGCGCACCTGGGCTTTGAGGTAGAAAGGCTGAAGCGGTGGGCGATTGTGCTGGCAGCGCTATGCACGGCGGCGGCGGTATCAGTAAGTGGCATCATCGGTTTCGTGGGGTTGGTGGTTCCACATATTGCCCGACGGCTGTTCGGCGCTGACCATCGGCAGCTGTTCTGGAGCGCGGCAGTACTTGGCGCGGTGCTGATGGTATGGGCGGATACGCTGGCGCGGAGCATCGCCCGCCCGGCGGAGATACCGGTTGGGGTGATTACTGCCCTGTTGGGCGCGCCGTTCTTTATCGCGTTGCTGAGGAGAGAGCGTCTGGTGTGA
- a CDS encoding methyltransferase, whose protein sequence is MDTKPLSQYLSFDRVADDYDATRFLPELVREAVVEQIFSAASLASGDWFVDAGVGTGRFALPMAGRGVNVLGIDVSRNMMRQLLRKNPPANLYLVQADLRRLPVRSCSVSAVLVAHVLHLIADWRAVLWECRRVLRRDGVLFLLYEGGKRFPAREHYIHLAGERGLLRPTLGAQSADEALDFVRESGGVVTLIEHPSLHWQARRTHREVLQELERRTYSQIWDIPDEAHQDLMQQTLRYVREQFGSEQETCTVEAEVKLYAARF, encoded by the coding sequence ATGGACACAAAACCGTTGAGCCAGTACCTCAGCTTCGACCGCGTCGCCGACGACTACGACGCGACCCGTTTTCTGCCGGAACTGGTGCGGGAGGCAGTGGTAGAACAGATTTTCTCCGCTGCCTCTCTCGCCTCTGGAGATTGGTTCGTGGACGCAGGAGTGGGCACGGGGCGTTTCGCGCTTCCAATGGCAGGTCGGGGAGTGAACGTGCTGGGAATAGACGTCTCGCGCAACATGATGCGTCAGCTGCTGCGTAAGAACCCTCCTGCCAACCTGTATCTGGTGCAAGCGGACCTGCGACGGCTGCCTGTTCGGTCGTGCTCTGTCTCGGCGGTACTGGTGGCGCATGTGTTGCATCTTATTGCAGACTGGCGCGCGGTGCTTTGGGAGTGCCGCCGGGTATTGCGAAGAGATGGCGTGCTGTTTCTGCTCTACGAGGGCGGCAAGCGGTTTCCGGCGCGAGAGCACTATATCCATCTGGCGGGTGAGCGTGGGTTGCTGCGCCCGACGCTGGGAGCGCAAAGCGCGGACGAGGCGCTGGATTTCGTGCGGGAGAGTGGCGGGGTAGTGACCCTTATCGAACATCCCTCACTGCACTGGCAGGCGCGACGCACCCATCGGGAGGTGTTGCAGGAGCTGGAAAGGCGCACCTACTCCCAGATCTGGGACATCCCCGACGAAGCGCATCAGGATCTCATGCAGCAGACGCTACGCTACGTACGCGAGCAGTTCGGCAGCGAACAGGAGACGTGCACCGTCGAAGCGGAAGTGAAGTTGTACGCGGCAAGATTTTGA
- a CDS encoding ABC transporter substrate-binding protein yields the protein MPPAAFPRRITDFRGKTLTLKSPPRRIVSLTPGTTEVLFAVGAGKQVVGVTSYCDYPPEARRLPKVGDMRTNVEAVVALRPDLVVADGVLNRRFIPTLERLKLPLLVIAPKTWRDVARVIRLLGEATGHEKQAEPLVQRFHQAEREARTSPQSATKPGVLFALNVEPLPMWVAGRDLFVDDMIRLAGGRNVAADGGTNYYPLSAEALLVRNPDIIVTTVPEERLAPLYEHPVLKRLRAVQSKQVYSVDSNLFVRPTPRLLKGLELLKAIISRAQRD from the coding sequence ATGCCGCCAGCAGCATTTCCACGTCGCATCACCGACTTTCGTGGCAAAACGTTGACCCTGAAATCGCCGCCCCGGCGCATTGTGTCGCTAACGCCAGGCACCACCGAGGTGCTCTTCGCGGTCGGTGCGGGCAAGCAGGTGGTCGGTGTTACCAGCTACTGCGACTACCCGCCCGAAGCAAGGCGGCTTCCCAAGGTGGGCGATATGCGCACCAACGTAGAGGCGGTAGTTGCCCTGCGCCCCGATCTGGTGGTGGCGGATGGTGTGCTGAATCGCCGCTTCATCCCTACGCTGGAGAGGCTGAAGCTTCCTTTGCTGGTGATTGCGCCCAAAACGTGGCGGGATGTGGCTCGCGTCATCCGCCTGCTGGGTGAGGCGACAGGACATGAGAAACAGGCGGAGCCGCTGGTACAACGCTTTCACCAGGCGGAAAGAGAGGCGCGAACGAGCCCGCAGTCGGCGACGAAACCCGGGGTGTTGTTTGCGCTGAACGTGGAGCCTCTGCCGATGTGGGTGGCGGGGCGTGACCTGTTCGTGGACGACATGATTCGCCTCGCGGGGGGACGTAATGTGGCGGCAGACGGGGGAACCAACTACTACCCTCTCTCCGCGGAGGCGTTGCTGGTGCGCAACCCCGACATTATTGTCACTACCGTGCCCGAGGAGCGTCTTGCTCCGCTCTACGAACACCCTGTGTTGAAGCGTCTCCGGGCGGTACAGAGCAAGCAGGTGTATAGCGTGGACTCCAACCTGTTCGTGCGCCCTACGCCCCGCCTGCTAAAGGGGCTGGAACTGCTGAAAGCCATCATTTCCAGAGCGCAGAGGGATTGA
- the ulaE gene encoding L-ribulose-5-phosphate 3-epimerase UlaE, whose product MHDIVLACNVCSYGRYRQRAFEHMKAIGIRYTEVSIGKPEDASEWLRQIEPYDIRISSVICPCDVSSDEGAEGFAKIAQAVRRMGAHIAFVSVHAGDLPLSDVYHRLRRIGDIAGNLGVKVAMETHPDLITNGDIALRTMQAVAHPNVGINFDTANVYYYNEGTDAVTELRKVLPHVFSVHLKDTSGKPRTWYFPTLGQGVVDFPEIFRLLLERGFQGPFTMELEGIEGENLSEQQQLERVAQSYAYVREIVERWTQNR is encoded by the coding sequence ATGCACGACATCGTTCTCGCTTGCAACGTATGCAGCTACGGCAGATATCGCCAGCGAGCGTTTGAACACATGAAAGCCATCGGCATCCGCTACACTGAAGTCAGCATCGGCAAACCGGAGGATGCCAGCGAGTGGCTGAGGCAGATAGAGCCTTACGACATCCGTATCTCCAGCGTGATATGCCCCTGCGATGTCTCCTCCGATGAAGGCGCGGAGGGATTCGCCAAGATTGCACAGGCGGTGCGGCGGATGGGAGCGCATATCGCTTTCGTTAGCGTGCACGCCGGAGATCTGCCCCTGTCCGACGTGTACCACCGTCTGCGCCGAATAGGCGACATCGCGGGAAATCTGGGCGTGAAGGTGGCTATGGAAACACACCCTGACCTTATCACCAACGGCGACATCGCCTTGCGCACCATGCAAGCCGTTGCCCACCCGAACGTGGGAATCAATTTCGACACCGCGAACGTCTACTACTATAACGAGGGCACGGATGCAGTGACCGAGCTGCGGAAAGTGCTTCCTCACGTTTTCAGTGTGCACCTGAAGGACACCAGCGGCAAGCCGCGCACCTGGTACTTCCCCACGCTGGGGCAGGGTGTGGTGGATTTCCCCGAAATCTTTCGCCTGCTACTGGAGCGTGGCTTTCAAGGACCTTTTACGATGGAACTGGAAGGCATCGAGGGTGAGAACCTGAGCGAGCAGCAACAACTGGAGCGAGTGGCACAATCTTACGCCTACGTACGCGAGATTGTAGAGCGATGGACACAAAACCGTTGA
- a CDS encoding polymerase encodes MALKPSLGASVDGSFWVFFNEDKTQAMLLVAPPQGDGNPVRVADVVHALEEMGVAYGIDEHAIRNAIERATRLADKVQVVVAEGVPPVHGTDAKVNYRLPEEVVMRPLPLLPDGSVDYLQLDPARYIQAGQLIATVVPAQHGRPGRTLTFPPQTVPQRPGREANLRAGENVLASDDNLQFTAQRSGYVHLSGDKLSVLPTQPVMGDLQGAQLFADSLVLKGNLLPGAQVRVHGDVALSGRCEGASLNARGTCYLSKGAQQSDIAADGNILLGASIVNCTLSTRRQVIALNSSVHIAGGRVVAFEGIEAYTIGTPAWAPTEVVVGVDTLGDERLFEIAEEIRQCEHNIQKINDALRPYVSVTAEVSSPEKKEAIQRLMAHRRRLEARLKELQHEKRTITIQVNAPTRAEVVVRGTIYPGVKVTIGKYSYLVESDLQAVRFFVVRGEARVQVRPLD; translated from the coding sequence ATGGCACTGAAGCCTTCGCTGGGGGCTTCTGTGGACGGCAGCTTCTGGGTGTTTTTCAACGAAGATAAGACGCAGGCGATGCTGTTGGTTGCCCCGCCGCAGGGGGATGGTAACCCGGTAAGGGTTGCGGATGTAGTTCACGCTCTCGAAGAGATGGGCGTAGCCTACGGGATTGACGAACACGCCATCCGCAACGCCATAGAACGAGCCACAAGGCTAGCAGACAAGGTACAGGTGGTCGTGGCAGAGGGCGTGCCGCCTGTTCATGGTACCGATGCGAAGGTCAATTACCGCTTGCCCGAAGAGGTGGTAATGCGTCCCTTGCCCCTGCTGCCGGACGGTAGCGTTGATTATCTTCAACTGGACCCGGCGCGTTATATTCAGGCAGGGCAGTTGATTGCTACAGTAGTGCCAGCGCAACACGGGCGTCCTGGGCGCACTCTGACGTTTCCGCCCCAAACGGTACCGCAGCGCCCCGGTAGAGAAGCGAACCTGCGTGCAGGGGAGAACGTGCTCGCCTCCGACGATAACCTGCAGTTCACCGCACAGAGGTCGGGCTATGTACACCTTTCCGGCGACAAGCTGAGCGTGTTGCCGACACAGCCGGTAATGGGCGACCTGCAAGGAGCGCAACTGTTTGCAGACTCGCTGGTGTTAAAAGGCAACTTGTTACCGGGGGCGCAGGTGCGCGTGCACGGCGACGTGGCACTGAGCGGGCGATGCGAAGGTGCTTCTCTGAACGCCAGGGGAACCTGTTACCTTAGCAAGGGAGCGCAGCAGTCGGACATCGCAGCGGACGGGAACATCTTACTGGGCGCAAGCATCGTAAATTGCACCCTCAGCACCCGCCGCCAGGTTATTGCGTTGAACAGCAGCGTGCACATCGCGGGCGGGCGTGTGGTGGCATTCGAAGGCATAGAGGCGTATACTATAGGTACACCTGCATGGGCGCCCACCGAAGTAGTAGTGGGAGTAGACACCTTGGGCGATGAGCGGCTGTTTGAGATCGCGGAGGAGATACGGCAGTGCGAGCATAATATACAGAAAATCAATGACGCCCTGCGCCCATATGTGTCGGTCACTGCAGAGGTTTCCTCACCGGAAAAGAAAGAGGCGATTCAACGGCTGATGGCGCACCGTCGTCGCCTGGAGGCGCGATTAAAGGAACTGCAACATGAGAAGCGCACCATCACGATACAGGTCAACGCGCCAACGCGGGCAGAGGTGGTCGTGCGCGGTACGATCTACCCGGGCGTGAAGGTCACCATCGGCAAATACAGCTATCTGGTAGAGAGTGATTTGCAAGCAGTTCGCTTCTTCGTCGTACGAGGTGAGGCGCGAGTGCAGGTAAGACCACTCGACTAA